A window of Chitinophagales bacterium contains these coding sequences:
- the paaZ gene encoding phenylacetic acid degradation bifunctional protein PaaZ: MQKLSNYITGQWVYGEGEGQWLFNAVTGEPIATASTKGIDFQEVLDYARNVGNPALRKMTFHERGRMLKALALHLQKHLPHFYIVSAQTGATRNDSWVDLEGGLGNLFTNSSLRRKFPDETFCVDGESHPFGKMNTFMGTHILVPKEGVAVHINAYNFPVWGMLEKCAVNWLAGMPAIVKPATVTSYLAEAVVKEIIASGLLPEGALQLLCGSAGDILDRVESQDVVTFTGSASTGLMLKKTPAILENNVPFNMEADSLNCIVLGTDVEPGMPEWEAFVKEVRREMTLKAGQRCTGVRRIFVPENKLEDVATALIGALSKTTIGNPAHEKVRMGSLAGQSQREELGFQVQKLLSETRMIYGSLDTVELIDADAEKGAFVSPMLLLNESPMDTTVVHEVEAFGPVSTLMQYKTTEEAIALSKLGRGSLVTTIVTNDEKIARDYVVGAASHHGRILVLNGDCAQENTGHGSPLPLLVHGGPGRAGGGEEMGGIRGVKHYMQRTALQGSPAMITAITNVYQTNAPGKDPGKHPFKKYYEELQIGDQILTEKILITSEDIDRFADLSGDHFYAHIDTTDFEGTMFEKQVAHGYLLMSRAAGLFVDSYEKNPVLLNYGIDELRFTKPVYPGAEMQVRFTCKEKVPVDKRVVNNPEDARRGDDIEKGIVKWLVEMLDGEGEVTGVGTILTMVARKA; this comes from the coding sequence ATGCAAAAGTTATCGAATTATATCACCGGTCAGTGGGTATATGGGGAAGGGGAAGGTCAATGGTTATTCAATGCGGTGACGGGGGAGCCCATTGCCACTGCATCCACAAAAGGGATTGATTTTCAGGAAGTTTTAGACTATGCCCGGAATGTGGGCAATCCCGCCTTACGCAAAATGACCTTTCATGAACGCGGCCGCATGCTCAAGGCCCTGGCTTTGCATTTGCAAAAACATTTGCCTCATTTTTATATTGTATCTGCGCAAACTGGGGCTACCAGAAATGATAGTTGGGTAGACCTGGAAGGCGGGTTGGGAAACCTGTTCACTAATTCTTCCTTGCGACGGAAATTTCCGGATGAAACATTTTGTGTGGATGGCGAATCGCATCCCTTTGGTAAGATGAACACCTTTATGGGCACCCATATTCTGGTCCCAAAAGAAGGAGTGGCTGTCCATATCAATGCGTACAATTTCCCGGTATGGGGAATGCTCGAAAAATGTGCCGTGAACTGGTTGGCGGGTATGCCGGCCATTGTAAAACCGGCCACCGTCACCTCCTACCTGGCTGAAGCGGTGGTCAAAGAGATCATTGCTTCCGGATTGTTACCCGAAGGAGCCCTGCAACTTCTTTGTGGCTCTGCAGGCGATATACTCGACCGGGTGGAGTCGCAGGATGTGGTGACCTTTACCGGTTCGGCCTCTACCGGATTGATGTTGAAAAAGACACCGGCTATTCTGGAGAACAATGTGCCATTCAATATGGAGGCAGATTCACTGAACTGTATTGTATTGGGTACCGATGTAGAACCCGGTATGCCCGAATGGGAAGCCTTTGTAAAAGAAGTACGAAGGGAAATGACCCTCAAGGCCGGGCAGCGTTGTACGGGTGTCAGACGCATATTTGTTCCGGAGAATAAATTGGAAGATGTGGCAACGGCATTGATCGGTGCCTTGTCAAAAACCACGATCGGTAATCCAGCTCATGAAAAAGTTCGGATGGGTTCACTGGCCGGGCAATCGCAGCGGGAGGAATTAGGTTTTCAGGTGCAGAAATTACTGAGCGAAACAAGAATGATCTATGGTTCATTGGACACGGTGGAGCTGATTGATGCGGATGCAGAGAAGGGCGCTTTTGTTTCTCCTATGCTTTTACTGAACGAAAGCCCTATGGATACAACGGTGGTGCATGAAGTGGAAGCCTTTGGGCCTGTCAGCACCCTGATGCAGTATAAGACCACCGAAGAAGCCATTGCCCTGAGCAAACTGGGTAGGGGTTCGCTGGTAACTACCATCGTAACCAATGATGAAAAGATTGCGCGGGATTATGTAGTTGGTGCAGCCTCTCACCATGGACGTATCCTGGTGTTGAATGGTGATTGTGCGCAGGAAAATACCGGGCATGGTTCACCACTGCCCTTGCTCGTGCATGGTGGCCCTGGCCGTGCTGGTGGTGGAGAAGAAATGGGTGGTATACGTGGGGTAAAGCATTATATGCAGCGTACAGCGCTTCAGGGATCACCGGCGATGATCACGGCCATCACGAATGTATATCAGACCAATGCCCCCGGGAAAGATCCGGGCAAACATCCGTTTAAGAAATATTACGAGGAATTGCAGATCGGGGATCAGATACTTACTGAAAAAATACTGATCACATCGGAAGATATTGACCGCTTCGCCGACCTGAGTGGCGATCATTTTTATGCGCATATTGATACCACCGATTTTGAAGGCACGATGTTTGAAAAACAGGTGGCGCATGGGTATTTGCTGATGAGCCGTGCTGCGGGTTTGTTTGTTGACAGCTACGAGAAGAACCCGGTATTGCTGAATTATGGAATTGATGAACTTCGGTTTACCAAACCCGTATATCCCGGCGCCGAAATGCAGGTACGGTTTACTTGTAAGGAGAAAGTTCCGGTTGACAAACGGGTGGTCAATAATCCGGAAGATGCCCGAAGAGGTGATGATATTGAAAAGGGTATTGTGAAATGGTTGGTGGAAATGCTGGATGGAGAAGGGGAGGTGACAGGCGTTGGAACGATATTGACGATGGTCGCACGAAAGGCGTAG
- a CDS encoding c-type cytochrome, whose amino-acid sequence MQSRIFQVLTILVGLVLMGAACSKNGTEALTPMPLKIPSNFPAATYALDRNPITKEGFELGRKLFYDGLLSRDGTISCGNCHIQGSAFTHHGHDVSHGIDDRLGVRNSPAIMNLAWNRFFFWDGGVFDLDLQPLGPIENPVEMDEHMPNVITKLKQHKDYPALFNRVFGPGEINAEKMLKALSQFMLQCVSAESKYDRYIRNEGVQLTTDELAGLTIFKQKCATCHSTDLFTDNAFHNNGLIPAWLNDSGRFRVTLQPQDMHLFKTPSLRNVAKTAPYMHDGRFLNLQAVLDHYSSGIQNSPTLDPLLKPNGLPGLPLSDTEKAQLIAFLQTLTDDAFLRNPTLAEQ is encoded by the coding sequence ATTCAATCAAGGATATTTCAGGTGCTGACCATATTGGTGGGGTTGGTATTAATGGGAGCTGCCTGTAGCAAGAACGGCACCGAGGCCCTGACGCCCATGCCCCTGAAGATTCCTTCCAATTTTCCGGCTGCCACCTATGCACTTGACCGAAACCCGATCACAAAAGAAGGCTTTGAATTGGGCAGAAAACTTTTCTATGATGGCCTGCTCTCCCGCGATGGCACCATCAGTTGCGGAAATTGTCATATTCAGGGAAGTGCCTTTACCCACCATGGACATGATGTGAGCCACGGTATTGATGATCGCCTGGGTGTACGGAACTCACCGGCCATCATGAACCTGGCCTGGAACCGTTTCTTTTTTTGGGACGGCGGCGTATTCGACCTCGACCTTCAACCACTCGGTCCGATCGAAAACCCGGTAGAAATGGATGAACATATGCCCAATGTGATCACTAAGCTGAAACAACACAAGGACTATCCGGCCCTTTTCAACCGCGTATTTGGTCCAGGGGAAATTAATGCGGAAAAAATGCTAAAGGCTCTTTCGCAATTCATGTTGCAATGTGTGAGCGCAGAGTCAAAATACGATAGGTATATCCGCAATGAAGGCGTACAGTTGACAACGGATGAACTGGCCGGACTAACCATTTTTAAACAAAAATGCGCCACCTGTCACAGCACCGATCTCTTTACAGATAATGCCTTTCACAACAATGGCCTTATACCTGCCTGGCTCAACGATAGTGGCCGTTTTCGGGTTACCCTGCAACCACAGGATATGCACCTCTTTAAAACACCGAGCCTGCGCAATGTGGCCAAGACCGCACCTTATATGCATGACGGACGATTTCTGAATCTCCAGGCAGTGCTCGATCATTATAGCAGTGGCATACAAAACAGCCCAACACTCGACCCGTTATTGAAACCCAATGGCCTTCCCGGCTTACCTTTGTCGGATACGGAAAAAGCGCAACTGATCGCCTTTCTTCAAACGCTGACAGATGATGCTTTTCTCCGCAACCCAACATTGGCTGAACAATAA
- a CDS encoding DUF2911 domain-containing protein, whose protein sequence is MKKITFILFLGMAFGCNNADKPAMKEDHSKHNMASQNLDGYADSVNAGLITDDTLKGSPHRVVMKNIAGSHVHVEYGSPGVKGRIIWGGLIPFDQVWVTGAHSATQISFSKDVLWGGSPVPAGTYAFFTIPGKEEWTVILNKNFEQHLADEYSEQEDLLRIKVKPTTLTEQVPRLTYSLEADGPESGELIMAWEKIAIHVPINKKG, encoded by the coding sequence ATGAAAAAAATCACGTTCATTCTCTTCCTCGGTATGGCATTTGGCTGCAACAATGCCGATAAGCCCGCCATGAAGGAAGACCATTCCAAACATAACATGGCCAGCCAGAACCTGGACGGCTATGCGGATAGTGTAAATGCCGGGTTGATCACCGATGACACCCTGAAGGGAAGCCCTCACCGGGTAGTGATGAAAAATATCGCCGGTTCACATGTACATGTGGAATATGGCTCACCGGGTGTTAAAGGAAGAATCATCTGGGGTGGATTGATTCCATTTGATCAGGTTTGGGTCACCGGGGCACACTCCGCCACCCAGATCAGCTTTAGCAAGGATGTCCTTTGGGGTGGTTCTCCTGTTCCGGCAGGTACCTATGCATTCTTTACCATCCCGGGCAAAGAAGAATGGACCGTGATATTGAATAAAAATTTTGAACAACACCTCGCCGATGAATACAGTGAGCAGGAGGACCTGCTCCGTATCAAGGTAAAACCCACCACCTTGACGGAACAGGTACCCCGGCTCACGTATTCGTTGGAAGCAGATGGCCCGGAGAGCGGAGAACTGATCATGGCCTGGGAAAAAATAGCGATCCATGTCCCTATAAATAAGAAAGGATAG
- a CDS encoding adenylate kinase, whose amino-acid sequence MFNLVLFGPPGSGKGTQSERLVEKYGFIHLSTGNLLREEIREKTPLGLEAKKFMDNGQLVPDEVVIGMVDSFFDKHKDAPGFLFDGFPRTVAQAQALDRLLDLRKTNIRQVLALEVTEEELVSRLLNRGKTSGRSDDSDEAVIRKRFAVYSNETTPVAEYYKKHKKFKPIQGEGSVDEIFAALRQAIDHAMAAIEEE is encoded by the coding sequence ATGTTTAATTTGGTTTTATTTGGCCCTCCGGGCAGTGGCAAAGGCACTCAATCTGAAAGACTTGTAGAAAAGTATGGATTTATCCATCTCTCCACTGGCAATCTCCTCCGCGAGGAGATCAGGGAAAAGACCCCGCTTGGTCTTGAGGCCAAGAAGTTCATGGACAATGGCCAGCTCGTTCCCGATGAAGTAGTGATCGGTATGGTCGACTCCTTTTTTGATAAACACAAAGACGCTCCCGGCTTTTTGTTTGATGGGTTTCCGCGTACTGTTGCCCAGGCACAGGCCCTTGACAGACTGCTTGACCTGCGCAAGACAAATATCCGGCAGGTACTCGCGCTGGAGGTAACTGAAGAAGAATTGGTGTCCCGTCTCCTTAACCGAGGTAAAACCTCTGGCCGGAGTGATGATAGTGATGAAGCCGTGATCCGGAAACGCTTTGCCGTGTACAGCAATGAAACTACGCCCGTAGCTGAATATTATAAAAAACACAAGAAATTCAAACCCATTCAGGGTGAGGGATCTGTAGATGAGATCTTTGCTGCCTTACGTCAGGCTATCGATCATGCGATGGCGGCGATTGAGGAGGAGTGA
- the msrB gene encoding peptide-methionine (R)-S-oxide reductase MsrB — protein MKPIRTYFLLFLLTPFFQQCSYSQSSTAKTPTMDSTDKKNPAYSRTDTSKVTISDEEWQKMLPKEVYYVARQKGTERPWTSKFEKFSEIGTYYCAVCGNALFKSDTKFESGCGWPSFYEPISKGSIIYTPDHSHGMTRTEVQCGRCKSHLGHVFEDGPPPTGLRYCINGVVLDFEKAKEAEKNYSEKKEQ, from the coding sequence ATGAAGCCGATACGGACATACTTTTTACTTTTTTTGCTGACCCCTTTTTTTCAGCAATGCAGTTATTCTCAATCATCCACCGCGAAAACCCCTACCATGGACAGCACTGATAAAAAAAACCCGGCCTATTCCCGTACCGATACCAGCAAAGTGACCATCAGCGATGAAGAATGGCAGAAAATGCTCCCTAAAGAGGTTTATTACGTAGCCCGGCAAAAGGGCACCGAAAGACCCTGGACCAGCAAGTTTGAAAAGTTCAGCGAAATTGGCACCTACTATTGTGCCGTTTGTGGCAATGCCCTTTTTAAAAGCGATACCAAATTTGAAAGCGGTTGCGGATGGCCCAGCTTCTACGAACCCATCAGCAAAGGCAGCATCATTTATACCCCCGATCACTCACACGGTATGACACGCACCGAGGTACAATGCGGTCGTTGCAAATCTCACCTCGGACATGTTTTTGAAGATGGTCCTCCCCCTACCGGATTGCGGTATTGTATCAACGGCGTAGTTCTCGACTTTGAAAAAGCAAAAGAAGCGGAGAAAAATTATTCGGAGAAGAAGGAGCAGTGA
- a CDS encoding aminotransferase class I/II-fold pyridoxal phosphate-dependent enzyme: MKLSQLAETLIGSEIVKLGGEIREKIRQGEKIYNFTVGDFDPSIFPIPTELEEAIIDSYRKHFTNYPAADGNLDLREAISAFSRERQKLDYSPKEILVSGGGRPLIYAVYRSVCDAGEKVIYPVPSWNNNHYTHFVQGNHTVIETSAETNFMPTASAIRPHLDGATLIALCSPQNPTGTTFRKKELEDICDMVLEENAKRGDDEKKLFLMYDQMYWHLTYGDIRHYDPVSLRPAMREYTIFIDAISKVFASTGVRVGWAMGPEKVMAKMRAILTHVGAWAPMAEQKAVAKFLPNAGAIDKFLQHFRTELLERLHRIHAHFIAMKKAGLPVDAIAPEAGIYLTIQIDAAGKTTRDGSLLATQADVTAYLLNQARLAVVPFYAFGASNTSSWYRLSVGTCKKEEIDEMAGKLEQALRELS, translated from the coding sequence ATGAAACTATCTCAATTAGCCGAAACACTGATCGGGTCGGAGATTGTGAAGCTGGGAGGAGAAATCCGCGAGAAGATCAGACAGGGAGAAAAGATCTATAATTTCACGGTGGGTGATTTTGACCCCTCCATTTTTCCTATTCCAACGGAATTAGAAGAAGCGATCATTGATTCCTATCGCAAGCATTTTACCAACTACCCCGCTGCCGATGGCAACCTCGACCTGCGGGAAGCTATTTCGGCATTTAGCCGGGAAAGACAAAAACTGGATTATTCCCCCAAGGAAATATTAGTCTCCGGAGGCGGACGCCCACTGATCTATGCAGTGTACCGCTCCGTTTGCGATGCCGGCGAAAAAGTGATCTATCCGGTGCCTTCCTGGAACAATAACCACTATACGCATTTTGTACAAGGCAATCATACGGTGATCGAAACCTCGGCCGAAACGAATTTCATGCCTACGGCCTCCGCCATTCGCCCTCACCTGGATGGAGCCACCCTGATCGCCCTTTGTTCACCCCAAAACCCTACCGGGACCACCTTTCGTAAAAAGGAACTGGAGGATATCTGTGACATGGTACTGGAGGAAAATGCCAAAAGAGGCGATGATGAAAAAAAGCTCTTTCTGATGTATGATCAGATGTACTGGCACCTTACCTATGGAGATATCCGTCACTATGACCCGGTATCACTGCGCCCGGCGATGCGGGAATACACCATTTTTATTGATGCGATCAGTAAGGTATTTGCCTCTACCGGTGTGCGGGTAGGTTGGGCCATGGGTCCCGAAAAGGTTATGGCCAAAATGCGCGCCATCCTCACCCATGTGGGTGCCTGGGCACCAATGGCTGAACAAAAGGCCGTAGCAAAATTCCTTCCCAATGCAGGGGCCATTGACAAATTTCTCCAGCATTTCCGTACCGAACTATTGGAAAGGCTGCATCGTATTCACGCCCATTTTATCGCCATGAAAAAAGCGGGGCTCCCGGTAGATGCCATAGCCCCCGAAGCAGGGATCTATCTCACTATACAGATCGATGCGGCCGGCAAAACAACCCGCGATGGAAGTCTGCTCGCCACCCAGGCCGATGTTACCGCCTACCTGCTAAACCAGGCGCGGCTGGCCGTGGTCCCCTTCTATGCCTTTGGCGCCAGCAATACATCCTCCTGGTACCGGTTAAGTGTTGGCACCTGTAAAAAAGAAGAAATTGATGAAATGGCGGGAAAATTAGAGCAGGCGTTAAGGGAGCTATCCTGA
- a CDS encoding glycosyl transferase family 28 yields the protein MDEKFNSDQRGTKTVLVAPLDWGLGHTTRCIPIINDLLNSGNRVILAGNPVQQQIFATEFPGLDCIPLEGYGIRYGRGKWNTIFRLITQLPKLTRAISRENAWLKEQVKNKGIDMVISDNRYGLYNPAIHSVILTHQLAIRPPWGKLGMGLLQKWNYRHLEKFNACWVPDWEEEMACLAGELSHPQKLPAIPLRYIGPLSRFTYNAAVPETNRLLIILSGPEPGRTIWEEKLMREIAAYTHPITLIRGLPRGGKPLTSFPHLEVFDHLPAHQLQTAIEKAEWIIARAGYSTIMDLTTLQKKAILIPTPGQSEQEYLANYLQKKGIFFSERENSFSLKDFFNKSVR from the coding sequence ATGGATGAAAAATTTAACTCCGATCAAAGGGGCACAAAAACCGTGCTGGTCGCCCCGCTCGACTGGGGCCTCGGTCATACTACCCGTTGTATCCCAATTATTAATGATTTATTGAATAGTGGAAACCGGGTAATCCTTGCGGGAAACCCCGTACAACAGCAAATTTTCGCTACCGAATTTCCCGGCCTGGACTGTATCCCACTGGAAGGCTATGGAATCCGTTATGGCCGGGGTAAATGGAACACCATATTCAGACTTATCACCCAATTGCCAAAACTAACCCGCGCGATAAGCCGGGAAAATGCCTGGCTTAAAGAGCAGGTAAAAAATAAAGGGATTGATATGGTCATTTCCGACAATCGGTATGGCCTGTATAACCCGGCCATTCATTCCGTGATACTCACTCACCAATTAGCGATTAGGCCTCCCTGGGGAAAGTTGGGAATGGGTTTGTTGCAAAAATGGAATTACCGTCACCTGGAAAAGTTCAACGCATGTTGGGTGCCTGATTGGGAGGAGGAAATGGCATGTCTGGCCGGTGAACTCTCGCACCCGCAAAAACTACCCGCGATTCCCCTGCGGTACATCGGCCCGCTCTCGCGGTTTACATACAATGCGGCGGTACCTGAAACCAATCGCCTGCTCATCATCCTGAGTGGACCAGAGCCTGGTCGTACAATATGGGAAGAAAAGTTAATGCGTGAAATCGCAGCCTATACGCATCCCATCACCTTGATCAGGGGTTTACCTCGGGGAGGAAAACCGCTAACCTCATTTCCCCACTTAGAGGTGTTTGACCATTTGCCTGCGCATCAATTACAAACAGCGATCGAAAAAGCGGAGTGGATAATTGCCCGGGCAGGGTATAGCACCATCATGGACCTGACAACCTTGCAAAAAAAAGCGATCCTTATTCCTACCCCGGGACAAAGTGAACAGGAATATCTGGCAAACTATTTACAGAAGAAAGGAATTTTTTTTAGCGAAAGGGAAAACTCATTTTCACTAAAAGACTTCTTTAATAAATCAGTCCGCTAG
- a CDS encoding histidine phosphatase family protein, with product MKTLLLIRHAKSDWSVPSLGDFHRALNERGLKDAPRMAERLKKRQMPIDAFISSTAKRAFTTAEFFARAFDLEPEKIIKEPDLYHATPDVFRRVVDECPDEFSTIALFSHNPGITDFVNSLTRTRLDNMPTCGIFAVKIHTEKWKEYQKAEKEFLFFDYPKLAD from the coding sequence TTGAAAACGCTTCTGCTTATACGGCATGCCAAAAGCGATTGGTCGGTTCCCAGTCTGGGGGATTTTCATCGTGCCTTGAATGAGCGGGGATTGAAAGACGCCCCGCGTATGGCAGAGCGGTTGAAGAAGCGTCAGATGCCGATTGATGCTTTTATTTCAAGTACGGCTAAAAGGGCATTTACCACGGCAGAATTCTTTGCCCGGGCCTTTGATCTGGAACCCGAAAAAATAATCAAAGAACCCGATCTCTATCATGCCACGCCGGATGTTTTCCGGAGAGTGGTAGATGAATGTCCGGATGAGTTCTCAACAATTGCATTGTTTTCCCATAACCCTGGTATTACCGATTTTGTCAATTCCCTTACACGCACAAGACTCGACAACATGCCCACCTGTGGCATCTTTGCCGTGAAGATACACACGGAGAAATGGAAGGAATATCAGAAGGCGGAGAAAGAATTCCTTTTCTTCGATTACCCCAAACTAGCGGACTGA
- a CDS encoding amidophosphoribosyltransferase translates to MSDSIKHECGLAFIRLRKSFPYYKQKYGTVTWGLNKLYLLMEKQHNRGQDGAGIAAVKLNTEPGYPFLHRIRSNANQPIADLFRQIGEEIQELERYHPDIRNHPGLMKGHVRFLGEILLGHLRYGTQGKNKLEYCHPFINRDTIPSRNLALAGNFNLVNTDELFAIIGKQPNETERFSDLAAMIEVMYTFLCKADEESPAAPDIKNVLKKAVPLFDGGFHVGGMTGDGTGFVFRDAHGIRPSYYYMDDEVVVAASERAAIRTAFNVGENVVKELMPGQALIVDPLGNAVVTQILEPKERKACSFERIYFSRGSDEKIYKERKALGYNLSEQVLSAVNNDLRNTIFSFIPNTAETAFLGLQKGLEFFLNKVKVERILSWKGEYDEEKLTEMITRRIRVEKIAIKDVKMRTFITEDSSRNEMVQHVYDITYGTVRPGVDTLVVMDDSIVRGTTLKESIVRMLARLQPKKIIIVSSAPQIRFPDCYGIDMSKMGDFVAFQAVVSLIKERGMEDQMKRTYDECRERLRSNKLHEENLVKRIYSLFTVEEITNKIAQLITPVGLTIPVQVIFQTIESLHAACPGNLGDWYFTGDYPTPGGNKVVNKAFMNYYEGKDVRGY, encoded by the coding sequence ATGAGCGATTCCATCAAGCACGAATGCGGCTTGGCATTCATTCGATTACGCAAGTCCTTCCCGTACTATAAGCAAAAGTATGGCACCGTAACCTGGGGCCTTAACAAGCTCTACCTCCTGATGGAGAAACAGCATAACCGCGGGCAGGATGGGGCGGGGATCGCGGCGGTCAAACTCAATACAGAACCTGGTTACCCCTTTCTTCACCGAATTCGGTCCAATGCCAATCAGCCCATAGCCGATCTGTTTCGCCAAATCGGCGAAGAGATACAGGAACTGGAACGTTACCACCCCGATATACGCAACCATCCCGGTCTGATGAAAGGCCATGTTCGTTTTCTGGGAGAGATCCTGTTGGGCCATCTTCGCTATGGTACCCAGGGAAAGAATAAACTCGAATACTGTCATCCCTTTATCAACCGCGATACAATTCCTTCCCGCAACCTGGCACTGGCGGGAAACTTCAATCTTGTCAATACCGATGAGTTGTTTGCCATTATAGGTAAACAACCCAATGAAACAGAGCGGTTCAGTGATCTGGCGGCGATGATCGAAGTGATGTACACGTTTTTGTGCAAGGCGGATGAGGAATCACCCGCTGCCCCTGATATAAAGAATGTATTAAAGAAGGCGGTCCCTTTATTTGACGGAGGGTTTCACGTGGGTGGCATGACCGGTGATGGCACCGGATTTGTTTTCCGTGATGCCCATGGTATCCGGCCTTCGTATTACTATATGGATGATGAGGTGGTAGTAGCAGCTTCGGAGAGGGCAGCCATTCGCACCGCTTTCAATGTGGGGGAGAATGTCGTAAAGGAGCTTATGCCTGGTCAGGCACTCATCGTTGATCCCCTCGGAAATGCGGTGGTTACTCAAATACTTGAGCCAAAGGAAAGAAAGGCCTGCAGTTTTGAGCGGATCTACTTTTCACGCGGCAGTGACGAAAAGATTTACAAAGAGAGAAAGGCGCTGGGGTATAACCTGAGCGAACAGGTACTTTCTGCGGTAAATAATGACCTGCGGAATACCATTTTCTCCTTTATTCCCAATACCGCGGAAACGGCGTTTCTCGGTTTGCAAAAAGGATTGGAATTCTTTCTCAATAAAGTAAAGGTTGAACGGATACTTAGTTGGAAAGGAGAGTATGATGAGGAGAAACTTACGGAGATGATCACGCGTCGTATCCGGGTGGAGAAGATCGCCATCAAGGATGTGAAGATGCGGACCTTTATTACCGAGGACAGTAGCCGGAATGAAATGGTGCAGCACGTGTATGATATCACCTATGGCACCGTAAGACCTGGCGTGGATACCCTGGTGGTGATGGATGACTCTATCGTACGCGGAACTACCCTCAAGGAAAGCATTGTACGTATGCTGGCCCGCCTGCAACCCAAGAAGATCATCATTGTTTCTTCCGCCCCCCAGATACGGTTTCCGGATTGCTATGGGATCGATATGAGTAAAATGGGTGATTTTGTCGCTTTTCAGGCTGTCGTTTCCCTGATCAAAGAAAGAGGAATGGAAGACCAGATGAAACGTACATATGATGAATGTCGCGAACGTTTGCGCAGCAATAAACTCCATGAAGAAAATCTCGTAAAGCGCATCTATTCGCTGTTTACTGTCGAAGAGATCACCAATAAGATCGCGCAATTGATCACTCCTGTCGGACTTACCATTCCGGTACAGGTTATTTTCCAAACCATTGAGTCGTTGCACGCAGCTTGCCCTGGCAATTTGGGTGATTGGTATTTTACCGGTGATTATCCTACTCCGGGTGGGAATAAGGTGGTGAATAAAGCCTTTATGAATTATTATGAGGGTAAGGATGTGAGAGGGTATTAA